The Camelus dromedarius isolate mCamDro1 chromosome 8, mCamDro1.pat, whole genome shotgun sequence genome includes a window with the following:
- the FUT11 gene encoding alpha-(1,3)-fucosyltransferase 11 — MGAGRTGAVLAALQVLSVCAASSSGPVAEGETGGETAWAEPWDGAVFRPPSPLGAVGVARSPGTPRPGREESVDLPVLLWWSPGLFPHFPGDSERIECARGACLASRDRRMRGDSRTRALLFYGTDFRASEAPLPRLAHQSWALLHEESPLNNFLLSHGPGIRLFNLTATFSRHSDYPLPLQWLPGTAYLRRAAPPLQERAEWRRRGYAPLLYLQSHCDVPADRDRYVRELMRYIPVDSYGKCLQNRELPTPRLQDTATATTEDPELLVFLSRYKFHLALENAICDDYMTEKLWRPMHLGAVPVYRGSPSVRDWIPNNHSIILIDDFESPQKLAEFIDFLDKNDEEYMKYLAYKQPGGITNQFLLDSLKKREWGVNDPLLPNYLNGFECFVCDHELARLAAEKAHAASPGDIPIPEPHIAKPSHMDCPMPTPGFGSVEEIPENDSWKEMWLQDYWQGLDQGEALTAMIHNNETLQGKFWDYLTEIFMKRNQNL, encoded by the exons ATGGGGGCCGGCCGCACGGGGGCTGTGCTTGCCGCCTTGCAAGTGCTTAGTGTCTGTGCGGCCAGCAGCTCAGGGCCAGTGGCAGAGGGGGAGACCGGCGGGGAGACGGCGTGGGCAGAGCCGTGGGATGGCGCGGTTTTCCGGCCTCCCTCGCCGCTGGGCGCAGTGGGGGTGGCGCGCAGTCCGGGGACCCCGcggccagggagggaggagtcGGTGGACTTGCCGGTGCTGCTGTGGTGGAGCCCAGGACTGTTTCCTCACTTCCCGGGCGACTCGGAGCGCATTGAGTGCGCGCGCGGCGCGTGCCTAGCGTCCCGGGACCGACGGATGCGGGGAGACTCACGAACGCGAGCTCTGCTCTTCTACGGCACCGACTTCCGCGCGTCTGAGGCGCCACTGCCGCGCCTGGCGCACCAGAGCTGGGCGCTCCTGCACGAGGAGTCGCCCCTCAACAACTTCTTGCTGAGCCACGGTCCGGGCATCCGCCTCTTCAATCTCACGGCCACCTTCAGCCGTCACTCTGACTACCCGCTGCCGCTGCAGTGGCTGCCCGGGACCGCTTATCTGCGCCGCGCGGCGCCTCCGCTCCAGGAGCGCGCAGAGTGGCGCCGCCGCGGCTACGCGCCCCTGCTGTATCTGCAGTCCCATTGCGACGTGCCTGCGGACCGGGACCGCTACGTGCGCGAGCTCATGCGCTACATCCCG GTGGACTCATATGGGAAATGCCTGCAAAATCGGGAGCTGCCCACTCCGCGGTTACAggacacagccacagccaccaccgAGGATCCAGAGCTCTTGGTCTTCTTGTCCCGCTATAAGTTCCATTTGGCCCTCGAAAATGCCATCTGTGACGACTACATGACGGAAAAACTGTGGCGCCCCATGCATCTCGGTGCTGTGCCCGTGTACCGCGGCTCTCCCTCTGTGAGGGACTGGATTCCCAACAATCACTCCATCATCCTCATTGATGACTTTGAGTCGCCGCAGAAGCTGGCAGAGTTTATTGACTTTCTGGACAAAAATGATGAGGAATATATGAAATACCTGGCATACAAGCAGCCTGGGGGCATCACCAACCAGTTCCTTCTGGATAGTCTCAAAAAGCGGGAGTGGGGAGTGAATGATCCTTTACTGCCTAACTACCTTAATGGATTCGAGTGTTTCGTCTGTGACCACGAGCTGGCTCGGCTGGCTGCAGAGAAGGCCCACGCAGCCTCTCCTGGGGACATCCCTATCCCCGAGCCTCATATTGCCAAGCCCTCACACATGGACTGCCCAATGCCCACACCTGGCTTTGGCAGTGTGGAAGAGATTCCTGAGAATGACAG CTGGAAGGAGATGTGGCTGCAAGATTATTGGCAAGGTCTGGACCAGGGGGAAGCTCTTACTGCCATGATCCACAACAATGAGACACTGCAGGGGAAATTTTGGGATTACCTAACCGAGATCTTCATGAAAAGGAACCAGAATCTCTAA